A genomic stretch from Gavia stellata isolate bGavSte3 chromosome 24, bGavSte3.hap2, whole genome shotgun sequence includes:
- the LOC104253396 gene encoding torsin-1A produces MKLMNAAVFFILVPTLTPALDPLSTSVLMGGAAVTWQLLSPHSWLKCSLLECCNMKDTLNLSVIKSDLERKVFGQHLAIQIVLKALSANMYSKRPRKPLVMSFHGWTGTGKSFVSSIIAENLYQLNIPRRRFVHHFSTVLHFPHLSHVHLYKEQLQNWIRGNVSACPRSLFIFSEMDQMPHGLIDSIMPFLGYHEEIDGVYYGKAIFIFLNNAGGDKITEIALDYWRRLKRREDIPVKKLQSLLSEEIFRNRNSGFFHSQLIQKNLIDYFIPFLPLEYKHVKECVREELLVQGHPENEDLITEISLAMTDYPSEERLYSSKGCKTVASRVTLSI; encoded by the exons ATGAAGCTTATGAATGCAGCTGTATTCTTCATTCTTGTGCCCACTCTGACGCCAGCTTTGGACCCTCTCAGCACTTCAGTCCTCATGGGCGGTGCTGCTGTCACttggcagctcctctccccccacTCCTGGCTCAAGTGCAGTCTCCTGGAGTGCTGCAATATGAAGGACACGCTGAACTTATCAG TTATAAAAAGTGATTTGGAGCGAAAAGTCTTTGGCCAGCATCTTGCTATCCAGATAGTCCTGAAAGCTCTGAGTGCAAATATGTACTCCAAACGGCCCAGGAAGCCCCTGGTGATGTCCTTCCACGGCTGGACTGGAACAGGCAAATCATTTGTCAGCAGTATCATTGCAGAGAACCTCTATCAGCTTAATATACCACGAAGGAGGTTTGTGCACCACTTCAGCACAGTACTGCATTTCCCACACCTTTCACATGTCCATCTCTATAAG GAGCAGCTGCAGAATTGGATTCGAGGCAATGTCAGTGCCTGTCCAAGGTCCCTTTTTATCTTCTCTGAGATGGATCAGATGCCACATGGCCTGATAGACTCTATCATGCCATTCCTTGGCTACCATGAAGAGATTGATGGTGTTTATTATGGCAAGGCGATCTTCATCTTTCTCAA CAATGCAGGCGGAGATAAGATAACAGAGATTGCCCTCGATTACTGGAGAAGgctgaagagaagagaagacatTCCTGTGAAGAAGCTCCAGTCTCTGCTCTCAGAGGAAATtttcaggaacagaaaca GCGGTTTCTTTCACAGTCAACTGATCCAGAAGAACCTGATCGACTATTTcatccctttccttcctcttgaaTATAAACATGTAAAAGAGTGTGTCCGGGAGGAGCTGCTCGTGCAAGGGCATCCCGAGAACGAAGACCTCATCACAGAGATTTCCTTGGCAATGACCGACTACCCCAGCGAAGAAAGACTCTACTCCAGCAAAGGCTGCAAGACTGTAGCCTCCAGAGTGACTCTGAGCATCTAG